A genomic segment from Pseudomonadales bacterium encodes:
- the yfbR gene encoding 5'-deoxynucleotidase yields MTETSHFFAYLSKLRWIERWGMKRNAIRENVMEHSFEVAVVAHALGELYNQNHTEKLDLGVLVLTALYHDASEVLTGDLPSPIKYHNEKIRDAYKEVEHAAEREMLAMLPKPLQATYAPFLLSERVDPIVKQLIKAADIIVAYTKCKAEMVAGNPEFSKAMKDMEEKLSHIALPEVRQFCEMFLPSFSLTLDELIKPQA; encoded by the coding sequence ATGACAGAGACAAGCCACTTTTTTGCCTATCTCAGCAAATTGCGCTGGATAGAACGCTGGGGTATGAAGCGTAACGCCATCCGTGAAAATGTTATGGAGCACAGTTTTGAAGTGGCTGTCGTGGCGCACGCTCTGGGTGAGTTGTACAACCAAAATCATACAGAGAAATTGGATTTAGGCGTGCTGGTGTTGACCGCTTTGTATCACGATGCTTCAGAAGTGTTGACCGGCGATTTGCCATCGCCGATCAAGTACCACAATGAAAAAATTCGCGATGCGTACAAAGAAGTAGAGCATGCAGCGGAACGCGAAATGTTGGCGATGCTGCCCAAGCCTTTACAGGCTACTTATGCACCGTTTTTGTTGTCAGAGCGTGTAGATCCTATTGTTAAACAATTGATTAAAGCCGCTGATATCATCGTGGCGTACACCAAATGCAAAGCGGAAATGGTGGCGGGCAACCCGGAATTCAGCAAAGCCATGAAAGATATGGAGGAGAAACTGTCGCACATTGCTTTGCCAGAAGTGCGCCAGTTCTGTGAAATGTTTTTGCCGAGCTTTAGTTTGACGCTGGATGAGTTGATTAAGCCGCAGGCTTGA
- a CDS encoding transcriptional regulator NrdR: MHCPFCAETDTKVIDSRLVAEGDQVRRRRECLTCHERFTTYEVAELLMPRIIKSDG, encoded by the coding sequence ATGCACTGCCCTTTTTGCGCTGAAACAGACACCAAGGTCATTGACTCGCGCCTCGTTGCTGAGGGCGATCAAGTGCGTCGCCGTCGCGAGTGCCTCACTTGTCATGAGCGCTTTACCACCTACGAAGTCGCTGAATTATTGATGCCGCGCATCATTAAGAGCGATGGCT